The following proteins are encoded in a genomic region of Methanobrevibacter sp.:
- a CDS encoding MoxR family ATPase, whose translation MQVENISIKDIDKSLLDANYVSNNEISTTLYLSFLLGKPMLIEGPPGVGKTEFAKVVAKTFERDFFRIQCYEGITFEQIVGEWNYQKQLLHLEAARNDSNREEKLFDEEFFIRRPLLNAFLNEKASVLLIDEIDKADEEVESFLLQALGEQEITINDLGTFHLQNDLIVILTSNSQRSLLDETKDRCLFLYIPYPTIEREIEIVKSKLPHADDNIISHIVKLVHEIRNLNLMKKPSVRGTVDWVQSVTNLGTKNLDKSLEDSIGVAIKNESDKKRVVKDIFNKR comes from the coding sequence TTGCAAGTTGAAAATATTAGTATTAAAGATATTGATAAAAGTCTTTTAGATGCGAATTATGTTTCAAATAATGAAATTTCAACTACATTATACTTGTCTTTTTTACTTGGAAAGCCAATGCTTATCGAAGGACCGCCAGGTGTTGGAAAAACAGAATTTGCAAAAGTAGTTGCAAAAACTTTTGAAAGAGACTTTTTCAGGATTCAATGTTATGAAGGAATTACTTTTGAACAAATTGTCGGTGAATGGAATTATCAAAAACAATTGCTTCATCTGGAAGCTGCTAGAAATGATTCAAACCGTGAAGAGAAATTATTTGATGAAGAATTTTTCATAAGAAGACCTTTGCTTAATGCTTTTTTAAATGAAAAGGCATCCGTATTATTAATAGATGAAATTGATAAGGCTGATGAGGAAGTGGAAAGTTTTTTACTTCAGGCATTGGGAGAACAGGAAATAACCATCAATGATTTGGGCACTTTCCATTTACAGAATGACTTGATAGTAATTTTAACCTCTAATTCTCAGAGGTCTTTACTTGATGAAACAAAAGACAGATGTTTATTTTTATACATTCCATACCCTACAATCGAACGTGAAATCGAAATTGTCAAGTCAAAGTTGCCTCATGCAGATGATAATATCATATCTCATATAGTCAAATTGGTCCATGAGATACGCAATCTCAATTTAATGAAAAAACCGTCTGTTAGGGGTACTGTTGACTGGGTTCAGTCTGTTACTAATTTGGGAACTAAAAATCTTGACAAGTCTCTCGAAGACAGTATCGGTGTAGCTATTAAAAACGAAAGTGATAAAAAAAGAGTTGTAAAAGACATTTTTAATAAAAGATAA
- a CDS encoding VWA domain-containing protein, translating into MITKIATLSSQLREKGLSVSVRSTQAAVRIYEEFGEEDRNLLKTALMAVYVKDRFQIPDFNKVFDEVFSIRPKLETPDELKKSKAYLGSGPKSNKYVIKKQGSMAQKVQKEKITNDKLRMLSGQPLLDEVKKLERDGELMNKDLTKLNRFDPRMLEICQRLGKRIANKRSRRKAKTSHNNIDIRRTIRANLKYGGVPFELVKAKPRPHKNEHLFLNDISGSCEWISSWFFMLMFSAQTAFKRSRTFEFDNKVIETTDALKEEYLIDSFIKVKDLRVKNLMVHGTSDMYSAFKSFQEKANINNKSYVIILSDCRDWAGPKVNGVPASVDIIEEMARDCKKLIILNPEDRNKWDIVDSCVSLYEEAGAQVFEVNTLNQLAHFVEQM; encoded by the coding sequence ATGATTACTAAAATTGCAACCTTGTCATCACAGCTAAGAGAAAAAGGACTGTCAGTAAGTGTTAGAAGCACTCAGGCCGCTGTGAGAATTTATGAGGAATTTGGTGAAGAAGATAGGAATTTACTTAAAACCGCATTAATGGCAGTTTATGTCAAAGACAGATTTCAGATTCCCGATTTCAATAAAGTTTTTGATGAAGTTTTTTCCATCCGGCCAAAGTTAGAAACTCCTGATGAACTTAAAAAAAGCAAAGCATATCTGGGGTCTGGACCTAAATCAAATAAATATGTTATTAAAAAACAGGGGAGCATGGCTCAAAAAGTCCAAAAAGAAAAGATTACCAATGATAAATTGAGAATGCTTTCAGGCCAGCCCCTGCTCGATGAGGTTAAAAAACTGGAACGGGATGGGGAGCTAATGAATAAAGATTTGACAAAACTTAATCGTTTTGACCCCCGCATGCTTGAAATTTGCCAGAGATTAGGTAAAAGAATAGCCAATAAACGTTCAAGAAGAAAAGCTAAAACAAGTCATAATAATATAGATATCAGAAGAACTATTAGAGCCAATTTAAAATATGGTGGAGTTCCCTTTGAACTTGTAAAGGCAAAACCGAGGCCCCATAAAAATGAACATTTATTCTTAAATGATATTAGTGGGTCATGCGAATGGATCAGCAGCTGGTTTTTCATGCTTATGTTTTCAGCTCAAACAGCATTTAAAAGATCAAGAACTTTTGAGTTTGATAATAAAGTGATTGAAACCACCGATGCTTTAAAAGAGGAATATCTCATTGATTCATTTATTAAAGTTAAAGATTTGCGAGTTAAGAATTTAATGGTTCACGGCACTTCCGATATGTATTCGGCATTTAAAAGTTTCCAGGAAAAAGCCAATATTAACAATAAATCTTATGTGATTATCTTATCAGACTGTCGTGACTGGGCAGGACCAAAGGTAAATGGTGTTCCGGCCAGTGTAGACATTATAGAAGAAATGGCAAGGGATTGCAAAAAACTTATAATTTTAAACCCTGAAGATAGAAATAAGTGGGACATAGTTGACAGCTGTGTTTCATTATATGAAGAAGCAGGAGCGCAGGTATTTGAAGTTAATACTCTAAACCAGCTTGCACATTTTGTAGAACAGATGTAG
- a CDS encoding TIGR00269 family protein, whose product MQCSKCGNPKVIIKKEQSGQLLCKDCFIESIEKKAIKTIRKEKLLDKGDKVLVALSGGKDSVTALEILNSFRMMNIIDLCAVTIDEGIDNYRQEGIDIAIRHAERLNIEHKVVSLKEEFGITLDEIMQKENHKGSCTYCGVFRRTLINKAAREMGATKIVTGHNLDDEVQGIIMNYLEGNVNNLTKLGAKTESKAKEFTVKIKPLREIPEREIGLYVVAKELEVHFDSCPYAMQSFRGEVSEVINQLAENHPTIKYSTLRGYDKIKNILKDEFSKEFNHGRCARCGEPSSNELCKACSFLEELGL is encoded by the coding sequence ATGCAGTGTAGTAAATGCGGTAATCCGAAAGTTATTATTAAAAAAGAACAATCCGGTCAGCTATTATGTAAAGATTGTTTTATTGAATCAATTGAAAAAAAAGCCATCAAAACAATTAGAAAAGAAAAATTGTTGGATAAGGGAGATAAAGTCTTAGTGGCCCTTTCCGGAGGCAAGGATAGTGTAACGGCACTTGAGATATTAAATTCGTTTCGCATGATGAACATCATAGACCTCTGTGCCGTAACCATTGACGAAGGAATTGATAATTACAGACAGGAAGGTATTGACATCGCCATCAGACATGCTGAAAGATTAAATATTGAACATAAGGTAGTTTCACTAAAAGAGGAATTTGGAATAACTCTTGATGAAATAATGCAAAAAGAAAATCATAAGGGATCCTGCACTTACTGCGGAGTGTTTAGAAGAACTCTCATCAATAAGGCGGCTCGTGAAATGGGTGCAACAAAAATAGTCACCGGACATAACCTGGATGATGAAGTTCAGGGAATCATAATGAACTATCTTGAAGGCAATGTCAATAATTTAACCAAATTAGGTGCAAAAACAGAATCTAAAGCAAAAGAATTCACTGTTAAAATAAAACCTCTGCGCGAAATACCTGAACGCGAAATAGGATTATATGTTGTTGCAAAAGAATTGGAAGTTCACTTTGACAGCTGTCCTTATGCAATGCAATCATTCAGGGGAGAGGTTTCTGAAGTTATAAACCAATTGGCAGAAAATCACCCTACAATTAAATATTCTACACTTAGAGGATATGATAAAATCAAAAACATATTAAAAGATGAATTTTCAAAGGAATTTAATCATGGAAGATGCGCGAGATGTGGTGAACCTTCATCTAATGAATTATGTAAGGCATGTTCATTTTTAGAAGAATTAGGTTTGTGA
- the thiS gene encoding sulfur carrier protein ThiS yields MQFTLKYKSINEKRELPENYTIKDLLNELELSAQTVVSKQNGELVIEETVIEDGDEIQLVQIIYGG; encoded by the coding sequence ATGCAATTTACGTTAAAATACAAATCCATCAACGAAAAAAGAGAATTACCTGAAAATTACACAATTAAAGATTTGCTTAATGAACTGGAATTATCTGCTCAAACTGTCGTATCAAAACAAAACGGCGAACTTGTAATCGAAGAAACCGTAATTGAAGATGGTGATGAAATTCAATTAGTTCAAATAATTTACGGAGGGTAA
- a CDS encoding DUF89 domain-containing protein, with protein MKISYECGPCFLRQAREALDLSTDDETLKMEVMEEIFKYLGENFKSGANSNSTGSTIHKLIKQKTCCSDPYYKEKLEGNKIALKYLPEVNKILNENDSLENHVKIAILGNILDFGAFTLDDDVESVIKSSLKKDLAIKDIEEFENSLKTHDKVLYLVDNTGEIVFDKLLLAKIKEYGLDITIAVKSEPILNDACRADALDVGLDEFGRIVDIGAGTVGYVDSEISDEFREIFDSHEFVISKGMGNYEGLTEIDISKKEVYFLLCVKCNTISRDIGANLHDMLLFKNK; from the coding sequence TTGAAAATTAGTTACGAGTGCGGCCCATGTTTTTTAAGGCAGGCAAGAGAAGCTTTGGATTTATCAACTGATGATGAAACTCTTAAAATGGAAGTTATGGAAGAAATTTTCAAATATTTAGGCGAAAATTTTAAATCAGGAGCTAATTCAAATAGCACCGGTTCTACAATCCATAAATTAATCAAACAAAAAACATGCTGCAGTGATCCTTATTATAAAGAAAAACTTGAAGGCAACAAAATAGCCCTTAAATATCTGCCGGAAGTTAATAAAATTTTAAATGAAAACGATAGTTTGGAAAATCACGTTAAAATAGCCATTCTCGGCAATATTTTAGACTTCGGAGCATTCACATTAGATGATGATGTTGAAAGCGTAATTAAAAGCTCACTTAAAAAAGATCTGGCAATTAAAGACATTGAAGAATTTGAAAACTCACTAAAAACTCATGATAAGGTCTTATATTTGGTGGATAATACTGGAGAGATAGTATTTGACAAATTGCTTTTAGCCAAGATTAAAGAATATGGTCTGGATATTACAATTGCTGTTAAATCGGAACCTATCCTAAATGATGCTTGCAGGGCAGATGCGCTGGATGTTGGGCTTGATGAATTTGGCAGAATTGTTGATATTGGTGCAGGAACTGTCGGATATGTGGATAGTGAAATTTCAGACGAGTTTAGAGAAATTTTTGACAGTCATGAATTTGTAATTTCAAAGGGCATGGGAAATTATGAAGGATTAACCGAAATAGACATATCAAAAAAAGAAGTTTACTTTTTATTATGTGTAAAATGCAATACAATTTCAAGAGATATTGGCGCGAACTTGCATGACATGCTTCTTTTTAAAAACAAGTAG
- a CDS encoding NAD(P)-binding domain-containing protein produces the protein MIIGLIGFGKVSQNIVDLIKSDDIEFITSLENRSSKTTEAIEKRKIKALDTFKEVAAASDILISANSPKNALEVAKSYGKYCNGIYLDLNNISPETTFKINEYVGDLVDGAIIGKIDSDNPTIYLSGKKSGELLFLDEFVNTFKISDEIGDAAILKLLRSTYTKTLSALLIESVEVAKEYDLENEFFEVLSLTEGENFREKSISRINNTLSNSKRKSEELDEIINYFIKNDLVMVKAALEKLSRFQP, from the coding sequence ATGATAATCGGATTGATAGGATTTGGAAAAGTTTCTCAAAACATTGTAGACTTGATTAAATCAGATGACATAGAATTTATAACCTCTCTTGAAAACAGGTCTTCCAAAACGACTGAAGCAATTGAAAAACGCAAAATCAAAGCTTTGGATACATTCAAGGAAGTTGCTGCTGCATCAGATATTTTAATTTCGGCCAATTCTCCAAAAAATGCACTTGAAGTTGCAAAAAGTTACGGAAAATATTGCAACGGAATTTATTTGGATTTGAATAATATTTCTCCTGAAACCACGTTTAAAATAAATGAATATGTTGGAGATTTGGTTGATGGAGCCATAATTGGAAAAATTGATTCTGATAATCCCACAATATACCTTTCAGGTAAAAAATCCGGTGAATTATTATTTTTAGATGAGTTTGTCAATACATTTAAAATCAGTGATGAAATTGGGGATGCAGCTATCCTAAAATTACTTAGAAGCACCTATACAAAAACATTATCTGCTCTTTTAATCGAATCTGTTGAAGTTGCAAAAGAATATGATTTGGAAAATGAATTCTTTGAGGTTTTATCATTAACGGAAGGTGAAAATTTTAGAGAAAAATCAATTTCACGAATCAATAACACTTTGTCCAATTCTAAAAGAAAATCCGAAGAACTTGATGAGATTATAAATTACTTCATCAAAAACGACCTGGTCATGGTTAAAGCGGCACTGGAAAAACTCAGCCGATTTCAACCTTAA
- a CDS encoding cytidyltransferase yields MFILIGISADFDPIHKGHEKLIREARKIADRENKKVVVYLNKGFSANHAPFFVNFDARREMALALGADEVKSFEGIHHRLVLSYSVPIRLKQMIDDGVTDYITSASISLDEIKSKSKKFIAQGNFVGMPKGYTNRNEIRWYAINQFLGAKLKFHVVKELNKEKYSGRLIRQSIIGNDMNITDDVKKLLPKATVEILQREIDAGRVPGDRNWDEIYKRMNTYSRGNLEKIAYLNGNTINEIIKRRVYRNPESIWAVFRRSEYGPVMTRLAVSALEMNVTKEEVMNLIRSYESQEVIPDNQKVQRVIDRAWYVANSTLDARKANDKFRSEMIEVDAPLTVDAGLNLTKFETKITKEGLKTDLYVDKNGRLSVQFKSEGKKIKTNLRLPANEVTYLRYIMDSHFIPVKGSITKAKKGFKVKVEIG; encoded by the coding sequence GTGTTTATATTGATTGGAATAAGTGCGGATTTTGACCCTATTCATAAAGGGCATGAAAAGTTGATTAGAGAAGCCAGAAAAATAGCTGATAGGGAAAATAAAAAAGTTGTTGTTTATTTAAATAAGGGTTTTAGTGCAAACCATGCTCCTTTTTTCGTTAATTTTGATGCGCGTCGTGAAATGGCATTAGCTTTAGGTGCTGATGAAGTTAAATCATTTGAAGGAATCCATCACAGATTGGTCTTATCCTATAGTGTGCCCATTAGACTTAAGCAAATGATTGATGATGGGGTGACTGATTATATTACATCTGCAAGCATTTCACTTGATGAAATCAAATCCAAATCCAAAAAGTTCATTGCTCAGGGAAACTTTGTCGGAATGCCGAAAGGATATACAAATAGGAATGAAATAAGATGGTATGCAATAAACCAGTTTCTTGGAGCCAAACTTAAATTCCATGTAGTAAAAGAGCTTAATAAAGAAAAATATTCCGGCAGACTGATTAGGCAATCAATAATCGGCAACGACATGAATATAACCGACGACGTTAAAAAATTACTTCCAAAAGCCACTGTTGAAATTCTTCAGCGGGAAATAGATGCAGGCAGAGTTCCGGGCGATAGAAACTGGGATGAGATTTATAAAAGAATGAACACTTATTCAAGAGGCAATCTTGAAAAAATAGCTTACCTTAATGGAAATACTATAAATGAAATTATTAAAAGAAGAGTTTACAGAAATCCCGAATCTATTTGGGCAGTTTTTAGAAGGTCTGAGTATGGTCCAGTAATGACCAGATTAGCAGTCAGCGCTCTTGAGATGAATGTTACCAAAGAGGAAGTGATGAATTTAATTAGAAGTTATGAATCCCAGGAAGTTATTCCCGACAATCAAAAAGTCCAGAGGGTTATTGACAGAGCATGGTATGTAGCAAACAGCACCTTAGATGCTCGCAAAGCCAATGACAAATTCAGAAGTGAAATGATTGAAGTTGATGCTCCATTAACTGTGGATGCTGGGCTGAATCTAACTAAATTTGAAACAAAGATTACTAAAGAAGGTCTGAAAACTGACTTGTATGTAGATAAAAACGGCAGACTTTCAGTTCAGTTTAAAAGCGAAGGCAAAAAAATCAAAACAAACTTAAGACTTCCTGCAAATGAAGTTACTTATTTAAGATACATTATGGACTCCCATTTTATTCCTGTTAAGGGAAGCATAACAAAAGCTAAAAAAGGATTTAAGGTTAAGGTTGAAATCGGCTGA
- a CDS encoding DUF308 domain-containing protein — translation MKTKFISLLSIILGLIIIIFPVIGIIGVSSLIGLSVLLMSIYLLVVGVTIIDYKTSGAILDLFLGILLLLLSICLIFNPATLGFLTEITLYLAGIMLIIVAVASLINNRDTRYGFYIGISGIVLGVLYIIIGTYLADPIILGSLIGIWLVISGILKLMDR, via the coding sequence ATGAAAACTAAATTTATTAGTTTACTATCCATAATTCTAGGATTAATAATCATTATTTTTCCGGTGATTGGAATTATTGGAGTTAGTTCATTAATTGGTTTATCTGTATTATTAATGTCTATTTATTTGCTTGTTGTGGGAGTGACAATAATAGACTATAAGACCAGTGGAGCAATACTTGATTTGTTTTTAGGAATTTTGCTATTGTTATTAAGTATCTGTTTGATATTCAATCCTGCAACACTTGGGTTTTTAACTGAAATCACCCTTTATCTTGCAGGAATAATGTTAATTATTGTTGCAGTTGCTTCATTAATTAATAATCGCGATACCAGATATGGATTTTATATTGGAATATCCGGAATTGTGCTTGGTGTATTGTATATAATTATTGGAACTTATCTTGCAGACCCAATTATTCTTGGTTCATTAATTGGAATATGGTTAGTGATAAGCGGTATATTAAAGTTAATGGATAGATAA